A portion of the Stella humosa genome contains these proteins:
- a CDS encoding [protein-PII] uridylyltransferase — MTSIARPRAIVDRSELLRQVDAVAARRLGPDAFRAELLKIVRAALDHGRAEVMRRFYANQRGAEAARGLAHLMDQVIRVLHDATVSHVHVVSNPTTSERIGIIAVGGYGRAELAPFSDVDLLFLLPWKSTPHTEQVVEYLLYLLWDLGLKVGHSTRSVAECLRQAKADHTVRTALLEARWIWGDQALYGDLRRSYEQEIQSRDAIGFIEAKLAERDERHRRLGDSRYLLEPNLKEGKGGLRDLHTLFWIAKYAYRVDEVAALVDRSVLSPEEAQGFARAHDLLWTVRFYLHDIAGRPDERLTFDMQSEIGRRLGYTDHAGTRGVERFMKHYFLVAKDVGDLTRILCAALEAEHKKSAPPLLSRLGLRRRKVEGFTVEGGRLALTQPTMFQDDPVNLLRLFHAAQDTGLDIHPAALKQITRDLRLVDNRLRRDPEANRLFLEILASRKDPEHVLRRMSEVGLFGKFVPDFGRVVAQMQYDMYHVYTVDEHTIFALGILSRIERGQLKDDHPVASEVMPTVASRRSLYVALLLHDIAKGRGGDHSILGAEIALKLGPRFGLAPEETETVAWLVRFHLLMSNTAFKRDIDDPKTIQDFIAEVQSPERLKLLLALTVADIRAVGPKVWNSWKATLLRELYHRTAEAMSGGIGAQPKAARIAAARDRLRQALKDWDDDSFALFSDVIYPAYWLGLDVDTQARHARIIRSAEREGRALTVDTRVDPARGVTDVTIYTADHPGLFSRIAGALAVAGANIVDARIHTLANGMALDSFAVQDATGGTFDRPDRLARLAVMVEQSLDGRLSPTAELRRPVPFAPATRSLALAPRVLVDNSASTNHTVIEVNGRDRPGLLADLTRALTRQGVQIATARISTYGEKVVDVFYVKDVFGLKVEKEAKIKAIRTALLAVFGNAEAEGAAAAPRPVRPRRAAVG, encoded by the coding sequence ATGACCTCCATCGCCCGCCCGCGTGCCATCGTCGACCGCAGCGAACTGCTGCGGCAGGTCGACGCCGTCGCCGCCCGCCGCCTTGGCCCCGACGCCTTCCGGGCCGAGCTGCTGAAGATCGTCCGGGCCGCCCTCGACCATGGGCGGGCCGAGGTGATGCGCCGCTTCTACGCCAACCAGCGCGGCGCCGAGGCGGCGCGCGGCCTGGCCCACCTGATGGACCAGGTGATCCGCGTCCTCCATGACGCCACCGTGTCGCACGTCCATGTCGTGTCCAACCCGACCACGTCCGAGCGCATCGGCATCATCGCCGTGGGCGGCTATGGCCGGGCCGAGCTGGCGCCCTTCTCGGACGTCGACCTGCTGTTTCTGCTGCCGTGGAAGTCGACCCCGCATACCGAGCAGGTGGTGGAGTACCTGCTCTACCTGCTGTGGGACCTGGGGCTGAAGGTCGGCCACTCGACCCGCTCGGTGGCCGAGTGCCTGCGCCAGGCCAAGGCCGACCACACGGTGCGCACCGCGCTGCTGGAGGCGCGCTGGATCTGGGGCGACCAGGCGCTCTATGGCGACCTGCGGCGCAGCTACGAGCAGGAGATCCAGAGCCGCGATGCCATCGGGTTCATCGAGGCCAAGCTGGCCGAGCGCGACGAGCGCCACCGCCGCCTGGGCGACAGCCGCTACCTGCTGGAGCCCAACCTGAAGGAGGGGAAGGGCGGCCTGCGCGACCTGCACACGCTGTTCTGGATCGCCAAGTACGCCTATCGCGTCGACGAGGTGGCGGCCCTGGTCGATCGATCGGTGCTGTCGCCGGAAGAGGCCCAGGGCTTCGCGCGCGCCCACGACCTGCTGTGGACCGTGCGCTTCTACCTGCACGACATCGCCGGCCGGCCGGACGAGCGGCTGACCTTCGACATGCAGTCCGAGATCGGGCGCCGCCTGGGCTATACCGACCATGCCGGCACGCGCGGCGTCGAGCGCTTCATGAAGCACTATTTCCTGGTCGCCAAGGACGTGGGCGACCTGACGCGCATCCTCTGCGCGGCGCTGGAGGCCGAGCACAAGAAATCCGCCCCGCCGCTGCTGAGCCGGCTCGGCCTGCGCCGGCGCAAGGTGGAGGGCTTCACCGTCGAGGGCGGGCGCCTGGCTCTGACCCAGCCGACCATGTTCCAGGATGACCCGGTGAACCTGCTGCGGCTGTTCCATGCGGCCCAGGACACCGGCCTCGACATCCATCCGGCCGCCCTGAAGCAGATCACCCGCGACCTGCGGCTGGTCGACAACCGCCTGCGCCGCGACCCGGAGGCCAACCGCCTGTTCCTGGAGATCCTGGCGTCGCGCAAGGACCCCGAGCATGTCCTGCGGCGGATGAGCGAGGTCGGCCTGTTCGGCAAGTTCGTGCCGGACTTCGGCCGCGTCGTCGCCCAGATGCAGTACGACATGTACCATGTGTACACGGTCGACGAGCACACCATATTCGCGCTTGGTATCCTGTCGAGGATCGAGCGCGGCCAGTTGAAGGACGACCATCCCGTCGCCAGCGAGGTGATGCCGACCGTCGCCTCCCGCCGCTCGCTCTATGTCGCGCTGCTGCTGCACGACATCGCCAAGGGCCGGGGCGGCGACCATTCCATCCTGGGGGCCGAGATCGCGCTCAAACTGGGACCACGTTTCGGCCTGGCGCCGGAGGAGACCGAGACGGTCGCCTGGCTGGTGCGCTTCCACCTGCTGATGTCCAACACCGCCTTCAAGCGCGACATCGACGACCCCAAGACCATCCAGGACTTCATCGCCGAGGTGCAGTCGCCCGAGCGCCTGAAGCTGCTGCTGGCGCTGACCGTGGCCGACATCCGCGCGGTCGGCCCCAAGGTGTGGAATAGCTGGAAGGCGACGTTGCTGCGCGAGCTCTACCATCGCACCGCCGAGGCCATGTCGGGCGGCATCGGCGCCCAGCCCAAGGCGGCCCGCATCGCGGCCGCCCGCGACCGCCTGCGCCAGGCCCTGAAGGACTGGGACGACGACAGCTTCGCCCTCTTCTCCGACGTCATCTACCCCGCCTACTGGCTGGGGCTCGATGTCGACACCCAGGCCCGCCATGCGCGGATCATCCGCTCGGCCGAGCGCGAGGGCCGGGCGCTCACCGTCGACACCCGGGTCGACCCGGCGCGCGGCGTGACCGACGTCACCATCTACACCGCCGACCATCCGGGCCTCTTTTCGCGCATCGCGGGCGCGCTGGCCGTGGCCGGCGCCAACATCGTCGATGCCCGCATCCACACGCTGGCCAACGGCATGGCGCTCGACAGCTTCGCCGTGCAGGACGCCACGGGCGGGACCTTCGACCGGCCCGACCGGCTGGCGCGGCTGGCGGTGATGGTGGAGCAGTCGCTGGACGGCCGCCTGTCGCCCACGGCCGAGCTGCGCCGCCCGGTGCCCTTCGCGCCGGCGACCCGGTCGCTCGCCCTGGCACCGCGGGTGCTGGTCGACAACAGCGCGTCGACCAACCACACGGTGATCGAGGTGAACGGCCGCGACCGGCCGGGCCTGCTGGCCGACCTGACCCGGGCGCTGACCCGCCAGGGCGTGCAGATCGCCACCGCCCGCATCTCGACCTATGGCGAGAAAGTGGTCGACGTCTTTTACGTCAAGGACGTGTTCGGCCTGAAGGTCGAGAAGGAAGCCAAGATCAAGGCGATCCGCACGGCCTTGCTGGCCGTGTTCGGCAACGCCGAGGCGGAAGGTGCGGCAGCGGCGCCACGACCGGTGCGGCCGCGCCGCGCGGCGGTCGGTTGA
- a CDS encoding GNAT family N-acetyltransferase — protein sequence MKAPLPGDPVRIRAFAPGEAEIFRTFRLEALDAHPEAFGSSPADERALPLEVVAQRLAGGNTFGAFDGGQPIGMAGFFAETGEKRRHKGMVWGVYVQAGWRRRGIAARLIDRVLAHAEPRVEVLHLSVVAENAGARRLYESRGFTAYGLEQHALRLADRYVDELLMVRFLGGEPASNGGPSSNGIPASNALPRAILGGA from the coding sequence ATGAAAGCCCCCCTCCCCGGCGACCCGGTCCGCATCCGTGCCTTCGCGCCGGGCGAAGCCGAGATCTTCCGCACGTTCCGGCTGGAGGCGCTGGACGCCCACCCCGAGGCGTTCGGCAGCTCGCCGGCCGACGAGCGGGCGCTGCCGCTGGAGGTCGTGGCCCAGCGGCTGGCCGGCGGGAACACCTTCGGCGCCTTCGACGGCGGCCAGCCCATCGGCATGGCCGGCTTCTTCGCCGAGACGGGCGAGAAGCGGCGGCACAAGGGCATGGTGTGGGGCGTCTACGTCCAGGCGGGCTGGCGCCGCCGCGGCATCGCCGCCCGCCTGATCGACCGCGTGCTGGCCCATGCCGAGCCCCGGGTCGAGGTGCTGCATCTGAGCGTCGTCGCCGAGAATGCCGGCGCCCGCCGCCTCTACGAGAGCCGCGGCTTCACCGCCTACGGGCTGGAGCAGCACGCGCTCCGCCTGGCCGACCGCTATGTCGACGAACTGCTGATGGTGCGGTTCCTGGGCGGCGAGCCCGCCTCGAACGGCGGGCCCTCCTCCAACGGCATACCCGCGTCAAACGCGCTGCCACGCGCTATATTGGGAGGCGCATGA
- the mutS gene encoding DNA mismatch repair protein MutS: MTTAAAIEAPDLAPDLAKDIAPASPVIAQFLAIKRQHPDCLLFYRMGDFYELFFADAEVAAAALDIALTRRGIHAGQPIPMCGVPQHASEAYLARLIRQGHRVAICDQVEDPAEAKKRGNKGPLRREVVRIVTPGTITEDTLLDARRNNYLAALADATGGLALAWHDLSTGELAAEPLEPAAVGAALARLAPGELLVSERVLGRADLVGALADWKPRLTPLPTARFDSENGRRRVCEAYGVDTLDAFGGFGRAEAAAMGAVLDYVRLTQLGRAPRLQPPRRVETSAILLIDPASRRNLELFETLSGERRGSLLATLDRTLTGAGARRLAADLAAPSTDPAAIGRRLDMVAALVADPDLRRDLRAALAAVPDIERSVQRLALGRGGPRDLAALRDGLVAADRLAQRLDGPGFPPLPEGLVACRTDLGDHRALVERLAAALAADLPLLARDGGFVAPGHDGDLDALRALRDDSRRMIAGLQARYAGETGIASLKIRHNNVLGYYVETTATHADKLRPADGFIHRQTMASAMRFTTVELGELESRIASAADRALALELEIFDRLAAAVLAEAAPIGTAAAALARLDVAAALAERAVEGGWTRPEIDSSLDFAVTGGRHPVVEAALAADAGAFVANDCGLGPGGRLWLLTGPNMAGKSTFLRQNALIAILAQVGCFVPAASARIGVVDRLFSRVGAADDLARGRSTFMVEMVETAAILNQATARSFVILDEIGRGTATHDGLAIAWATVEHLHDANRCRALFATHYHELTALAARLPDLACHTMRVKEWQGSVIFLHAVAPGAADRSYGIHVARLAGLPPAAVARAETVLAALEKGETSGAAARLAEDLPLFAVLREAPARPPAPPAASPVETALAGFDIDGLSPREALDRLYQLKALLP; the protein is encoded by the coding sequence ATGACGACCGCCGCCGCCATCGAAGCGCCTGACCTCGCCCCCGACCTCGCCAAGGACATCGCCCCGGCATCGCCGGTGATCGCCCAGTTCCTGGCGATCAAGCGCCAGCACCCGGACTGCCTGCTGTTCTATCGGATGGGCGACTTCTACGAGCTGTTCTTCGCCGACGCCGAGGTGGCGGCAGCCGCGCTCGACATCGCGCTGACCAGGCGCGGCATCCATGCCGGCCAGCCGATCCCGATGTGCGGCGTGCCCCAGCATGCGTCCGAGGCCTATCTCGCCCGCCTGATCCGCCAGGGGCACCGGGTTGCCATCTGCGACCAGGTCGAGGACCCGGCCGAGGCGAAGAAGCGCGGCAACAAGGGGCCGCTGCGGCGCGAGGTGGTGCGCATCGTCACCCCCGGCACGATCACCGAGGACACGCTGCTCGATGCCCGGCGCAACAACTACCTGGCGGCCCTGGCCGATGCCACCGGCGGGCTGGCGCTCGCCTGGCACGACCTGTCGACGGGCGAGCTGGCGGCCGAGCCGCTGGAGCCGGCCGCCGTCGGCGCCGCGCTTGCCCGCCTGGCACCGGGGGAGCTGCTGGTGTCGGAGCGGGTGCTGGGCCGGGCCGACCTGGTGGGGGCGCTGGCCGACTGGAAGCCGCGCCTGACGCCCCTGCCGACCGCGCGCTTCGACAGCGAGAACGGCCGCCGCCGGGTGTGCGAGGCCTATGGCGTAGACACGCTGGATGCCTTCGGCGGCTTCGGCCGGGCCGAGGCGGCGGCCATGGGGGCGGTGCTGGACTATGTGCGGCTGACCCAGCTTGGCCGCGCGCCCCGCCTGCAACCGCCGCGCCGGGTCGAGACCAGCGCCATCCTGCTGATCGACCCGGCGTCGCGCCGCAACCTGGAACTGTTCGAGACCCTGTCGGGCGAGCGGCGCGGCAGCCTGCTGGCGACGCTGGACCGCACCCTGACCGGGGCCGGGGCGCGCCGGCTGGCGGCCGACCTGGCGGCACCATCGACCGACCCGGCCGCGATCGGCCGCCGGCTGGACATGGTGGCGGCCCTGGTCGCCGACCCCGACCTGCGGCGCGACCTGCGGGCAGCGCTGGCGGCGGTGCCGGACATCGAGCGATCCGTGCAGCGGCTGGCACTCGGCCGCGGCGGCCCGCGCGACCTGGCCGCGCTGCGCGACGGGCTGGTCGCGGCCGATCGGCTGGCTCAGCGCCTGGACGGACCGGGCTTCCCGCCGCTGCCCGAGGGGCTGGTCGCCTGCCGTACCGACCTGGGGGATCACCGGGCGCTGGTGGAGCGGCTGGCGGCGGCACTGGCGGCCGACCTGCCGCTGCTGGCGCGCGACGGCGGCTTCGTCGCGCCCGGCCATGACGGCGACCTGGACGCGCTCCGCGCGCTGCGCGACGACAGCCGGCGGATGATCGCCGGCCTGCAGGCGCGCTATGCCGGCGAGACCGGCATCGCCAGCCTGAAGATCCGCCACAACAACGTGCTGGGCTACTACGTCGAGACCACGGCCACCCATGCCGACAAGCTGCGGCCGGCCGACGGCTTCATCCACCGCCAGACGATGGCCAGCGCCATGCGCTTCACCACGGTGGAGCTGGGTGAGCTGGAAAGCCGCATCGCCAGCGCCGCCGACCGGGCGCTGGCCCTGGAGCTGGAGATCTTCGACCGCCTGGCCGCCGCCGTCCTGGCCGAGGCCGCCCCGATCGGAACGGCGGCGGCCGCCCTGGCCCGGCTGGACGTCGCGGCCGCCCTGGCCGAGCGCGCGGTCGAGGGCGGCTGGACCCGGCCCGAGATCGATTCCAGCCTGGACTTCGCGGTGACCGGCGGCCGCCACCCGGTGGTCGAGGCCGCGCTGGCCGCCGATGCCGGCGCCTTCGTCGCCAATGATTGCGGGCTGGGGCCGGGCGGCCGGCTGTGGCTGCTGACCGGCCCCAACATGGCCGGCAAGTCGACCTTCCTGCGGCAGAACGCGCTGATCGCCATCCTGGCCCAGGTCGGCTGCTTCGTGCCGGCGGCCAGCGCGCGCATCGGCGTCGTCGACCGGCTGTTCAGCCGCGTCGGTGCGGCCGACGACCTGGCCCGCGGCCGCTCCACCTTCATGGTGGAGATGGTGGAGACCGCCGCCATCCTGAACCAGGCGACGGCGCGTTCCTTCGTCATCCTGGACGAGATCGGCCGCGGCACCGCCACCCATGACGGCCTGGCGATCGCCTGGGCCACGGTGGAGCACCTGCACGATGCCAACCGCTGCCGCGCGCTCTTTGCCACCCACTATCACGAGCTGACGGCGCTGGCCGCCCGCCTGCCGGACCTTGCCTGCCACACCATGCGGGTGAAGGAATGGCAGGGCAGCGTCATCTTCCTGCATGCGGTCGCCCCCGGTGCGGCCGACCGCTCCTACGGCATCCATGTCGCCCGCCTGGCCGGCCTGCCGCCCGCCGCCGTCGCGCGCGCCGAGACCGTCCTGGCGGCGCTGGAGAAGGGCGAGACGTCGGGCGCGGCCGCCCGCCTGGCCGAGGACCTGCCGCTCTTCGCCGTCCTGCGCGAGGCACCCGCCCGGCCGCCGGCCCCGCCGGCGGCCTCGCCGGTCGAGACGGCACTGGCCGGCTTCGACATCGACGGCCTGTCGCCGCGCGAGGCGCTCGACCGCCTCTACCAACTGAAGGCATTGCTGCCATGA
- a CDS encoding calcium-binding protein, which translates to MATINLDDGDAFWPETEGLNDGADSVTGGNGDDTVLGGNGVDVIRGGPGDDSLWGEAGSDSVYGDNDDDILLGGDDVDYLFGGNGADSLYGGNGADSLDGDGNNDLIFGEDGNDTILGDLANDTLAGGNGLDLIYGDDGSDSIAGDADADTIHGGQGSDALDGGAGNDILLGDDGNDLVDGGSGDDSIVGGQANDTVLGDAGDDTVLGGQGNDSLLGGDDTDDLRGEDGDDRLHGGNGGDSLIGGNGNDLIDERDFDGGNDWIQGGNGIDSLYGGNGADTISGGQGNDSILGGAGQDALTGDADADTIEGEGGADVVDGGSGNDFLAGGADDDTLTGGQGNDTIDGGAGGDEIDGGEGFDVISYATSAAPVTIDLAGGTGSGGDAEDDEFGAVEGVIGSAGADTIGGDSVANRLDGGGGKDAIAGLAGADTISGGADADTISGGDDADSISGDEGDDLIEGGAGADTLVGGGGRDVASYALSAAGVSVNLASDGAQAGGDAEGDRLSGFEDLYGSDAGDDSLVGNGGNNLILGFGGKDTLVGGAGADTLDGGKGVDAYNGGTGNDLYILDSIDEVTRIAFDEGGTDDIVRALALAFSDSELAAIYAKGIEQVQDSKGTHTAPASPPPDDPGPAPEPGGKAITITTFQELDAVKEEDGIGLVNSSASVDMPDFIPNITMQGQANLNADGNDLPNVMIGNSGNNILVSHDGNDSLIGGGGNDFLPAGKGNDTIWGDDIAGTTSGVDTVWGGQGDDLIRGGKGDDGLNGDLGADTVEGGNGNDQVNGGGDNDRLFGGDGADTLRGGQGQDVLDGGEGVDRLAGDRGADTITGGNGDDVFVFLADSGVDVVTDFEAGSDRLEIASDVNGSGIIDFDSFLERVSDINGDAVIDLGDGASATLLGVARKDLTDDDLMIV; encoded by the coding sequence ATGGCGACGATCAATCTCGATGACGGCGACGCGTTCTGGCCCGAGACCGAGGGGCTGAACGATGGGGCGGACTCCGTCACGGGCGGCAATGGCGACGACACCGTGCTGGGCGGCAATGGCGTCGATGTCATTCGCGGCGGCCCCGGCGATGATTCGCTTTGGGGCGAGGCTGGCTCGGATTCCGTCTATGGCGACAACGACGACGATATCCTGCTCGGCGGCGATGACGTCGACTACCTGTTCGGCGGCAACGGCGCGGATTCGCTGTATGGCGGCAATGGTGCCGACTCTCTCGACGGAGACGGCAACAATGACCTGATCTTCGGTGAGGACGGCAACGACACCATCTTGGGCGACCTCGCCAACGACACGTTGGCGGGCGGCAATGGCCTCGACCTGATCTATGGCGACGACGGTTCGGATTCGATCGCGGGCGATGCCGACGCCGACACGATCCATGGCGGCCAGGGCTCCGACGCCCTCGACGGCGGCGCCGGCAACGACATCCTGCTGGGCGACGACGGCAATGACCTCGTCGACGGCGGCAGCGGCGACGACAGCATCGTCGGCGGCCAGGCCAACGACACCGTCCTGGGCGATGCCGGCGACGACACGGTGCTGGGCGGCCAGGGCAACGACAGCCTGCTGGGTGGCGACGATACCGACGACCTGCGCGGCGAGGATGGCGACGACCGCCTGCATGGCGGCAATGGCGGCGACAGCCTGATCGGCGGCAACGGCAACGACCTGATCGACGAGCGCGACTTCGACGGCGGCAACGACTGGATCCAGGGCGGCAACGGCATCGATTCGCTCTATGGCGGCAATGGCGCCGACACGATCTCGGGCGGGCAAGGCAATGATTCGATCCTGGGCGGGGCCGGCCAGGACGCGCTGACCGGCGACGCCGACGCCGACACGATCGAGGGCGAGGGCGGGGCCGACGTCGTCGACGGCGGCTCGGGCAACGACTTCCTGGCGGGCGGCGCCGACGACGACACGCTGACCGGCGGGCAGGGCAACGACACCATCGACGGCGGTGCCGGCGGCGACGAGATCGACGGCGGCGAGGGCTTCGACGTCATCTCCTACGCCACCTCCGCCGCACCGGTGACGATCGACCTAGCCGGCGGCACCGGCAGCGGCGGCGATGCCGAGGACGACGAGTTCGGCGCGGTCGAAGGGGTCATCGGCTCGGCCGGGGCTGATACGATCGGCGGCGATTCCGTCGCCAACCGGCTGGATGGCGGCGGCGGCAAGGATGCCATCGCCGGGCTGGCCGGCGCCGACACGATCTCGGGCGGGGCCGACGCCGACACCATCTCGGGCGGCGACGACGCCGATTCCATCTCGGGCGACGAAGGCGACGACCTGATCGAGGGCGGGGCCGGCGCCGACACGCTGGTGGGCGGCGGCGGCCGCGACGTCGCCAGCTATGCCCTGTCGGCAGCCGGCGTCTCGGTCAACCTGGCGAGCGACGGGGCCCAGGCCGGCGGCGACGCCGAGGGCGACCGCCTGTCCGGCTTCGAGGATCTCTATGGCAGCGATGCCGGCGACGATTCCCTGGTCGGCAATGGCGGCAACAACCTGATCCTCGGGTTCGGCGGCAAGGACACGCTGGTCGGCGGGGCGGGCGCCGACACGCTGGACGGCGGCAAGGGCGTCGACGCCTACAATGGCGGCACCGGCAACGACCTCTACATCCTCGACAGCATCGACGAGGTGACGCGCATCGCCTTCGACGAGGGCGGCACCGACGACATCGTGCGCGCGCTGGCCCTGGCCTTCTCCGACAGCGAGCTGGCGGCGATCTATGCCAAGGGCATCGAGCAGGTGCAGGATTCCAAGGGCACGCACACCGCCCCCGCCTCGCCGCCGCCCGACGATCCGGGCCCGGCGCCGGAGCCCGGCGGCAAGGCCATCACCATCACCACCTTCCAGGAACTGGATGCGGTGAAGGAGGAGGACGGGATCGGGCTCGTAAACAGCTCGGCCTCGGTCGACATGCCGGACTTCATCCCCAACATCACGATGCAGGGCCAGGCCAACCTGAATGCCGACGGCAACGACCTGCCCAACGTGATGATCGGCAATTCCGGCAACAACATCCTGGTGTCCCATGACGGCAACGACAGCCTGATCGGCGGCGGCGGCAACGACTTCCTGCCGGCCGGCAAGGGCAACGACACGATCTGGGGCGACGACATCGCCGGCACGACCAGCGGCGTCGACACCGTCTGGGGCGGCCAGGGCGACGACCTGATCCGCGGCGGCAAGGGCGACGACGGGCTGAACGGCGACCTCGGCGCCGACACGGTCGAGGGCGGCAACGGCAACGACCAGGTGAATGGCGGCGGCGACAACGACCGGCTGTTCGGCGGCGACGGCGCCGACACGCTGCGCGGCGGCCAGGGCCAGGACGTGCTGGATGGCGGCGAGGGCGTCGACCGGCTGGCCGGCGACCGCGGCGCCGACACCATAACCGGCGGCAATGGCGACGACGTCTTCGTCTTCCTGGCCGACAGCGGCGTCGACGTGGTGACCGATTTCGAGGCCGGGTCCGACCGGCTGGAAATCGCGTCGGACGTGAACGGCAGCGGCATCATCGACTTCGACAGCTTCCTGGAGCGGGTCAGCGACATCAACGGCGATGCCGTGATCGACCTCGGCGACGGGGCGTCGGCGACGCTGCTGGGGGTCGCGCGGAAGGACCTGACCGACGACGACCTGATGATCGTCTAG
- a CDS encoding sensor histidine kinase: MDRWPTLRRVVLHAATVASPGLLVLLLLLVLGVIAPGVAALALAVVLLATAVLVWPYVLGVDSLQVAVDRLERHGDSPGPDTGPSESLRRVWDAVRRMHHEKEQGRRAVEQRLQAEEAILTALPDPLLLIDPARRVVRANAAAAELFGGSPVGRDLAAAIRHPAVLAAADAVLAGEASRAVDFAVSTPVARELVARIMRLEHAAGMPRDGVLEDVAALLSLHDVTAIKRAERMRADFVANASHELRTPLSTLVGFVETLQGPARDDEEARDRFLAIMHEQAHRMARLVEDLLSLSRIEQDEHTPPSGRVDLGEIVHAAVETMEMKARSRGSSIDLVATAGLPLVQADADQIAQVLQNLIDNAIKYGRRGTPVAITLQRSPRGTLAGGRPGIALAVADQGEGIPREHLSRLTERFYRVDPARSRAMGGTGLGLAIVKHIVARHRGRLDIASEPGQGSRFTIHLPVAEPPPSSN, translated from the coding sequence ATGGACCGGTGGCCGACCCTTCGCCGCGTCGTGCTGCATGCGGCCACCGTTGCCTCGCCGGGGCTGCTCGTCCTGCTACTGCTGCTCGTCCTGGGCGTCATCGCCCCGGGCGTGGCCGCGCTCGCCCTGGCCGTCGTGCTGCTGGCGACGGCGGTGCTGGTCTGGCCCTACGTGCTGGGCGTGGACAGCCTCCAGGTGGCGGTCGACCGGCTGGAACGGCATGGCGATTCGCCGGGGCCCGACACCGGCCCGTCGGAGAGCCTGCGCCGGGTGTGGGACGCCGTGCGCCGGATGCACCACGAGAAGGAGCAGGGGCGGCGCGCCGTCGAGCAGCGGCTGCAGGCCGAGGAGGCGATCCTGACCGCCCTGCCCGATCCGCTGCTGCTGATCGATCCGGCGCGGCGGGTGGTGCGTGCCAATGCCGCCGCGGCCGAGCTGTTCGGCGGCTCCCCGGTCGGGCGCGACCTGGCGGCCGCGATCCGTCACCCGGCGGTCCTGGCCGCGGCCGACGCCGTGCTGGCGGGCGAGGCGTCGCGCGCCGTCGATTTCGCGGTCTCGACCCCGGTCGCGCGCGAGCTGGTGGCCCGCATCATGCGGCTGGAACACGCCGCCGGCATGCCCAGGGATGGTGTGCTGGAGGATGTGGCGGCCCTGCTGTCGCTGCACGACGTGACGGCGATCAAGCGGGCCGAGCGCATGCGCGCCGACTTCGTGGCCAATGCCAGCCACGAGCTGCGCACGCCGCTTTCCACCCTGGTCGGCTTCGTCGAGACCTTGCAGGGGCCGGCGCGCGACGACGAGGAGGCGCGCGACCGCTTCCTTGCCATCATGCACGAGCAGGCCCACCGCATGGCCCGCCTGGTGGAGGACCTGCTGTCGCTGTCGCGCATCGAGCAGGACGAGCATACCCCGCCGTCGGGGCGCGTCGACCTGGGCGAGATCGTGCACGCCGCCGTCGAGACGATGGAGATGAAGGCCCGCTCGCGTGGCTCGTCGATCGACCTGGTGGCGACCGCCGGCCTGCCCCTGGTCCAGGCCGATGCCGACCAGATCGCCCAGGTGCTGCAGAACCTGATCGACAACGCCATCAAGTACGGCCGCCGCGGCACCCCGGTCGCCATCACCCTGCAACGCTCGCCGCGCGGCACGCTGGCCGGCGGCCGCCCCGGCATAGCGCTTGCCGTGGCCGACCAGGGCGAGGGCATCCCGCGCGAGCACCTGTCGCGCCTGACCGAGCGCTTCTACCGCGTCGACCCGGCGCGCTCGCGCGCCATGGGCGGGACAGGGCTGGGGCTGGCCATCGTCAAGCACATCGTGGCCCGCCATCGCGGCCGGCTCGACATCGCCAGCGAGCCCGGGCAGGGCAGCCGGTTCACCATCCACCTGCCCGTGGCCGAGCCGCCGCCGTCATCAAACTGA